From one Pseudopipra pipra isolate bDixPip1 chromosome 2, bDixPip1.hap1, whole genome shotgun sequence genomic stretch:
- the EMSY gene encoding LOW QUALITY PROTEIN: BRCA2-interacting transcriptional repressor EMSY (The sequence of the model RefSeq protein was modified relative to this genomic sequence to represent the inferred CDS: inserted 1 base in 1 codon; deleted 1 base in 1 codon) yields the protein MPVVWPTLLDLSRDECKRILRKLELEAYAGVISALRAQGDLTKEKKDLLGELSKVLSISTERHRAEVRRAVNDERLTTIAHNMSGPNSSSEWSIEGRRLVPLMPRLVPQTAFTVTANAVANAAVQHNSSLPLPADTGSKEVEVCYPYTSTTPTPTSPPVPSGSVAAVKSPRPASPAPSVVVLPSGSAVCVQSVSCSDDDEKPRKRRRTNSSSSSPVLLKEVPKAVTPVTKTITVPVSGSPKMSNIMQSIANSLPPHMSPVKITFTKPSTQTTNTTTQKVIIVTTSPSSTFVPNILSKSHNYAAVTKLVPTSVIASTTQKPPVVITAAQPSVGSSSSSCPAAPCTASTIAVTAVVSSTPSVVMSTVAQGVSTSAIKVASTRLPSPKALVGSPSQLLAQFPKQHQQAPKQQLHQVPPAQQQQQQLVPSSGAQQQPQQAQLPPGIKPTIQIKQESGVKIITQQVQPSKILPKPVTATLPSSSNSPIMVVSSNGTIMTTKLGTTPTGTPATYSRPTVSPSLGARMAGTPGAATYVKTTSGSIITVVPKSLATLGGKIISSNIVSGTTTKITTIPMTSKPNVIVVQKTTGKGTTIQGLPGKNVVTTLLNAGGEKTIQAVPAGAKPAIITATRPITKMIVTQPKGIGSTVQPATKIIPTKIVYGQQGKTQVLIKPKPVTFQATVVSEQTRQLVTETLQQASRVAETGTPALPEVKEEPQTYTDSSSSSTESSQSSQDSQPVVHVIASRSQDWSEHEIAVDTSPTIIYQDVSSESQSATSTIKALLELQQTTVKEKLESKPRQPTIDLSQMAVPIQMTQEKRHSPESPSIAVVESELVAEYITTVSHRQPPPPAQPPRTLLQHVAQSQTATQTSVVVKSIPASSTGAITHIMQQALSSHTAFTKHGEQLGTEEGEVEEMDTLDPQTGLFYRSALTQSQAQKQQKLSQPQLEQTQLQVKTLQCFQTKQKQTIHLQADQIQHKLPQMPQLSIRHQKLTPLQQEQAQSKPDAQHPPHHMMAKERQLPTLVAQPQQTVVQVLAVKTTQQLPKLQQAPTAQKIYVQPQPPPSPVQLPASSDKQPASQVHHPTLMQGSTVTELTLGGXEPPVVSEVAGGSGVPQLALPVTSLFPMQAPPEAAVADILRVSVVEAHTDANIEHTVVDPPEQATSTSKVSSEAESSPCPQVPRVAALGTTATTSTPQQQPRTEPSPAPPAAPTEAQGVPPTSQFVHIQNLSQKKAEESSSEVVVQTIPHYSIPCHSSSNVVVEPSGLLELNNFTSQRLDDEETAMEQDGDSGPEDGPEPSPSRGSAEQS from the exons CATGTCCGGCCCCAACAGCTCCTCGGAGTGGTCCATCGAGGGCCGTCGCCTGGTGCCGCTGATGCCGCGGCTGGTGCCGCAGACGGCCTTCACCGTCACCGCCAACGCCGTGGCCAACGCCGCCGTGCAGCACaactcctccctgcccctgcccgcaGACACCGGCAGCAAGGAAG tGGAGGTTTGCTATCCCTACACAAGTACCACTCCAACCCCAACATCCCCCCCAGTCCCAAGTGGCAGTGTAGCAGCAGTGAAGTCCCCCAGGCCCgccagcccagcccccagtgTAGTCGTCTTGCCAAGTGGAAGTGCTGTGTGTGTCCAAA gtgtcagcTGCTCGGACGACGATGAAAAGCCCCGCAAAAGGCGGCGAACGAATTCCTCCAGCTCTTCCCCCGTGCTCCTGAAAGAAGTCCCCAAGGCAGTGACTCCTGTCACTAAAACTATCACAGTGCCTGTAAGTGGCAGCCCCAAAATGAGTAACATAATGCAGAGCATTGCCAACTCCCTGCCACCACACATGTCGCCTGTGAAAATAACCTTCACGAAGCCCTCGACGCAGACGACAAACACCACAACACAGAAG gtGATAATAGTAACCACCTCTCCAAGCTCAACTTTCGTGCCCAACATCCTGTCCAAGTCCCACAACTATGCAGCAGTCACCAAGCTGGTCCCCACGTCGGTGATCGCCTCGACGACGCAGAAGCCGCCGGTGGTGATCACGGCGGCCCAGCCCTcggtgggcagcagcagcagcagctgccccgCTGCCCCCTGCACTGCCAGCACCattgctgtcactgctgtcGTGTCCTCCACGCCCTCCGTGGTCATGTCCACCGTGGCACAAG GTGTGTCCACATCAGCCATCAAGGTGGCCTCCACCAGGCTGCCCTCCCCGAAGGCCCTGGTGGGCAGCCCCTCGCAGCTCCTGGCGCAGTTCCccaagcagcaccagcaggctcccaagcagcagctgcaccagGTCCCGCcggcccagcagcagcagcagcagctggtgccCTCCTCGGgggcccagcagcagccccagcaggccCAGCTGCCCCCTGGCATCAAGCCCACCATTCAGATCAAGCAGGAATCAG GTGTTAAAATAATCACTCAACAGGTGCAGCCCAGTAAAATCCTTCCCAAACCAGTTACAGCGACCTTGCCCAGCAGTAGCAATTCACCCATTATGGTGGTTAGCAGTAATGGGACTATCATGACAACTAAACTGGGCACTACTCCCACTG gCACTCCAGCGACGTACAGCCGGCCCACGGTGAGCCCGTCCCTGGGGGCTCGCATGGCTGGCACGCCAGGGGCGGCCACCTACGTCAAAACCACCAGCGGCAGCATCATCACCGTGGTCCCAAAGTCCCTGGCCACCCTGGGAGGGAAGATTATCAGCAGTAACATTGTCTCTG GAACTACAACCAAAATCACCACAATCCCAATGACATCCAAACCCAATGTGATTGTTGTGCAAAAGACCACTGGGAAAGGAACTACAATCCAAGGGCTTCCAGGCAAGAACGTTGTCACGACGCTGCTGAACGCGGGG GGGGAGAAAACTAttcaggcagtgccagcaggagcAAAACCTGCTATCATCACTGCCACAAGACCCATCACAAAAATGATTGTTACACAGCCCAAAGGAATAGGGTCCACGGTCCAGCCAGCCACCAAAATCATCCCAACTAAAATTGTTTATGGGCAGCAAGGGAAAACGCAG GTCCTGATCAAACCAAAGCCAGTGACGTTCCAGGCCACGGTGGTGAGTGAGCAGACCAGGCAGCTGGTGACTGAGACGTTGCAGCAGGCATCCAGGGTGGCAGAGACAGGgaccccagctctgccagaggtGAAGGAGGAACCACAGACCTACACCGACAGCAGCTCCTCGTCCACAGAgtcctcccagagctcccaag ATTCCCAGCCTGTGGTCCATGTGATTGCTTCAAGAAGTCAAGACTGGTCAGAACATGAAATTGCTGTGGACACAAGCCCTACAATAATTTACCAGGATGTATCCAGTGAATCTCAGTCAGCTACTTCCACAATAAAAGCTTTGCTGGAACTTCAGCAGACAACAG TGAAGGAGAAGTTGGAATCAAAGCCCAGGCAGCCCACCATTGACCTGAGCCAGATGGCTGTCCCAATCCAGATGACTCAAGAAAAGAGGCATTCCCCAGAAAGTCCTTCAATTGCTGTTGTAGAGTCAGAATTAGTGGCTGAATATATCACAACTG TGAGCCATCGGCAGCCCCCGCCGCCGGCGCAGCCCCCGCGGACCCTCCTGCAGCACGTGGCGCAGTCGCAGACGGCGACGCAGACCTCCGTGGTGGTGAAATCCATCCCCGCCTCCTCCACGGGAGCCATCACCCACATCATGCAGCAG GCCTTAAGCAGTCACACTGCATTTACGAAACACGGTGAACAACTTGGGACCGAGGAGGGAGAAGTGGAAGAGATGGACACCTTAGATCCTCAGACTGGCCTGTTTTACAGGTCTGCCCTGACACAGTCCCAGgcacaaaagcagcaaaaactgAGTCAGCCACAGCTGGAACAGACTCAACTGCAAGTGAAAACTCTGCAGTGCTTCCAGACCAAGCAGAAGCAGACAATCCACCTGCAGGCCGACCAGATCCAGCACAAACTCCCGCAAATGCCCCAGCTTTCCATAAGGCATCAAAAGCTAAcccccctgcagcaggagcaagcACAGAGCAAACCAGATGCACAGCACCCCCCCCACCACATGATGGCCAAAGAGAGGCAACTCCCCACCTTAgtggcacagccacagcaaaCTGTAGTGCAGGTGCTGGCAGTAAAAACCACGCAGCAGCTGCCCAAACTGCAGCAGGCACCAACGGCACAAAAAATCTACGtgcaaccccagccccccccgaGCCCAGTGCAGCTCCCTGCCTCTTCAGACAAGCAGCCAGCGAGCCAG GTGCACCATCCAACTCTAATGCAAGGATCCACTGTCACAGAGCTAACTCTGGGGG GTGAGCCTCCTGTGGTGTCAGAGGTAGCAGGTGGCAGTGGTgtgccccagctggcactgCCGGTTACCAGC CTGTTTCCCATGCAGGCACCCCCGGAGGCAGCAGTAGCAGATATTTTGAGAGTGTCTGTGGTGGAAGCTCACACTGATGCAAACATAGAGCACACGGTAGTGGATCCCCCAGAGCAGGCCACGTCCACTAGTAAAGTCTCTAGTGAAGCAGAGTCGTCACCTTGTCCCCAGGTGCCTCGGGTGGCTGCTCTAGGGACGACGGCAACAACCTCCACCCCCCAGCAACAGCCCCGgacagagcccagcccagcccctcctgctgctcccaccgAGGCACAGGGAGTGCCCCCAACGAGCCAGTTTGTGCACATTCAGAACCTCTCACAGAAGAAAGCTGAAGAGAGCTCCTCAGAGGTCGTCGTCCAG actATCCCTCACTATTCCATCCCTTGTCACTCCAGCTCCAACGTGGTGGTGGAACCCAGCGGGCTCCTGGAGCTCAACAACTTCACCAGTCAGCGCCTGGATGACGAGGAGACGGCgatggagcaggatggggacagTGGCCCCGAGGACGGCCCCgagcccagcccctcccggGGCTCTGCTGAGCAATCCTGA